A DNA window from Aspergillus nidulans FGSC A4 chromosome V contains the following coding sequences:
- the bxlB gene encoding protein bxlB (transcript_id=CADANIAT00002874) produces MAVFKSWNLALLSSLFIPALCQSNYPDCTTGPLSELPICDTSLSPLERAKSLVSALTLEEKINNTGHEAAGSSRLGLPAYNWWNEALHGVAEKHGVSFEESGDFSYATSFPAPIVLGAAFNDALIRRVAEIISTEARAFSNSDHAGIDYWTPNVNPFKDPRWGRGQETPGEDPLHCSRYVKEFVGGLQGDDPEKPKVVATCKHLAAYDLEEWGGVSRFEFDAKVSAVDLLEYYLPPFKTCAVDASVGAFMCSYNALNGVPACADRYLLQTVLREHWGWEGPGHWVTGDCGAVERIQTYHHYVESGPEAAAAALNAGVDLDCGTWLPSYLGEAERQGLISNETLDAALTRLYTSLVQLGYFDPAEGQPLRSLGWDDVATSEAEELAKTVAIQGTVLLKNIDWTLPLKANGTLALIGPFINFTTELQSNYAGPAKHIPTMIEAAERLGYNVLTAPGTEVNSTSTDGFDDALAIAAEADALIFFGGIDNTVEEESLDRTRIDWPGNQEELILELAELGRPLTVVQFGGGQVDDSALLASAGVGAIVWAGYPSQAGGAGVFDVLTGKAAPAGRLPITQYPKSYVDEVPMTDMNLQPGTDNPGRTYRWYEDAVLPFGFGLHYTTFNVSWAKKAFGPYDAATLARGKNPSSNIVDTFSLAVTNTGDVASDYVALVFASAPELGAQPAPIKTLVGYSRASLIKPGETRKVDVEVTVAPLTRATEDGRVVLYPGEYTLLVDVNDEYPTAKFEIKGDVQVLEKFPLSGNDSD; encoded by the coding sequence ATGGCCGTATTCAAATCCTGGAACCTTGCCTtactctcctctctcttcatCCCCGCCCTGTGTCAGTCCAACTACCCGGACTGCACAACGGGCCCTCTCTCTGAACTTCCCATATGCGATACCAGCCTGTCCCCTCTCGAACGAGCAAAATCCCTTGTCTCTGCCCTGACACTCGAAGAGAAAATCAACAACACGGGCCAcgaagcagctggaagctcCCGCTTAGGTCTCCCTGCGTACAACTGGTGGAACGAAGCCCTGCACGGAGTCGCTGAAAAACACGGCGTGAGTTTCGAAGAGTCTGGTGATTTTAGCTACGCGACATCCTTCCCAGCACCCATTGTGCTCGGTGCCGCGTTCAACGATGCGCTCATCAGGAGAGTCGCTGAGATAATCTCTACTGAGGCGCGGGCGTTTTCGAACTCCGACCACGCAGGGATCGATTACTGGACGCCGAATGTAAATCCATTTAAAGATCCAAGATGGGGTCGCGGGCAGGAAACACCCGGTGAAGACCCGCTGCACTGCTCGCGCTATGTCAAAGAGTTTGTGGGCGGCTTGCAGGGCGACGATCCCGAGAAGCCGAAGGTCGTTGCTACGTGCAAGCATCTCGCGGCATATGATCTGGAAGAATGGGGCGGAGTCAGCCGGTTCGAGTTCGACGCAAAGGTGTCCGCTGTCGATCTTCTCGAGTACTATCTTCCGCCTTTCAAGACCTGCGCCGTTGACGCAAGCGTCGGCGCGTTCATGTGCAGTTATAATGCCCTCAATGGGGTTCCCGCATGTGCGGATCGATATCTCCTCCAGACAGTGCTGCGTGAGCACTGGGGATGGGAGGGTCCAGGACACTGGGTGACCGGTGATTGTGGTGCTGTTGAGCGCATCCAGACGTACCACCACTACGTTGAGAGTGGACCTGAAGCCGCGGCTGCGGCGCTGAATGCCGGCGTGGACCTGGACTGTGGGACCTGGCTTCCAAGCTACCTGGGGGAGGCGGAAAGGCAGGGCTTGATCAGCAATGAGACGCTGGACGCGGCGTTGACGAGACTATATACGAGTCTCGTACAGCTGGGGTACTTTGATCCGGCCGAGGGTCAACCGCTGCGGTCCCTGGGCTGGGACGATGTAGCGACGAGCGAGGCGGAGGAGCTCGCAAAGACTGTCGCGATCCAGGGCACcgtgctgctgaagaatatcGACTGGACCCTTCCACTGAAGGCGAACGGCACACTGGCACTTATTGGGCCCTTTATCAATTTCACCAccgagctgcagagcaaTTATGCGGGCCCGGCCAAGCACATCCCGACCATGATCGAGGCAGCAGAGAGACTCGGCTACAACGTTCTCACCGCGCCAGGGACAGAGGTGAATTCGACAAGCACAGACGGATTCGATGATGCCCTCGCAATAGCTGCAGAGGCCGACGCCCTGATCTTCTTTGGCGGGATCGACAACACCGTCGAGGAGGAGTCGCTTGATCGAACACGCATCGACTGGCCCGGGAACCAGGAGGAACTCATTCTGGAACTCGCCGAGCTGGGAAGACCGCTGACGGTCGTGCAGTTCGGCGGCGGCCAAGTTGACGACTCAGCGCTGCTGGCATCTGCCGGCGTCGGTGCGATTGTCTGGGCCGGGTATCCCAGCCAGGCCGGTGGCGCAGGGGTCTTTGATGTCCTGACCGGTAAAGCAGCGCCCGCCGGTCGACTACCGATCACGCAGTATCCCAAGAGCTATGTCGACGAGGTTCCGATGACAGATATGAACCTGCAACCTGGAACAGATAATCCCGGCCGCACATATAGATGGTACGAAGACGCGGTCCTGCCATTCGGGTTCGGACTGCATTATACGACATTCAATGTCTCGTGGGCGAAGAAGGCATTTGGGCCGTACGATGCTGCCACCCTTGCCAGGGGCAAAAATCCCAGCTCGAACATTGTCGATACATTCTCCCTCGCAGTCACCAATACGGGAGACGTCGCTTCTGACTATGTTGCGCTGGTGTTCGCCAGCGCTCCTGAGCTCGGGGCTCAGCCTGCGCCGATCAAGACGCTGGTCGGGTACAGTAGGGCCAGTTTAATCAAGCCTGGGGAGACAAGAAAAGTAGACGTCGAGGTTACCGTTGCGCCGCTGACGAGGGCGACTGAGGATGGCAGGGTGGTACTGTACCCAGGAGAGTATACACTGCTTGTGGACGTCAACGATGAGTACCCGACAGCTAAGTTTGAGATCAAGGGGGATGTGCAGGTGCTTGAAAAGTTTCCGTTGTCAGGTAACGACAGTgattag